In one window of Candidatus Zixiibacteriota bacterium DNA:
- a CDS encoding T9SS type A sorting domain-containing protein: protein MKFKTEIFVIAAVLAIFVLFNIAGASDITDNPNPKLLNHNAEKHYPPITFDAGGPDGGGYYYIDSDDAAQNAPHYEWVDISGVGTPLFLGDDENQGPFELGFEFEFYGQVFTSLYVCSNGFASFTSTSTDYSNDPIPSGTEPNNTLAFWWDDFNPSVSGSIYFYADADNRRFILSYENVPYYSYMDSTGSTTCQVIINQDGTIFYQYAAMDGGDHGLNSSTVGIENGDGTIGTQYLYNQEGIHDEMAICFGFDPPIYGTHNVGPTAFLSPGGVGQVDDPITPEVTFTNVGAETETFSVRMIIERNGTELYNQTETITALPSGGSESVEFIDFTPDSENLYILTAISELEGDEDNSNDTLAFEYRAFNQIVYYDFESNGIFETSGLWEWGAPTSGPGNAHSGVNVWATALAGEYPNDSWNFLTTLPFGLSAGAVMSFWQWYNTEASWDGGNVKISTDGGSSFEVITPNEGYTGEANTSNPLSGEPIFTGHNVGEMWHSVTFDLAAYVGQSVIFRFDFGSDGSVTYPGWYIDDFTIMGAGGVEPGWVTGIVTENQSGDPIDGATVSTGGISDVTGNDGVYTLELFPGDYDITASADYHNPLTMQGVTIIEGDTVTQDFALTTPMMDVDEAPINVNLHIGDVENYIRTISNTGDGVLDFNISVAYNDIVVNTIEPSFADEPVIGMADASVIEAKNAIPVNAKAIACNHNSSGEPPVALDFGDEIAYFDLQGQCGDNQLLAAAFALDHFFVCGGNTGADPNNLYKFDRDGYLVETYNQGTSGWGWLDLCYDGTYLYGTDFDTDVISQVDPATGQVVGTVPNPTAAGLGIAYDPATDHFWGVNWFGTDLVEFDRSGTIINQYPQAPLASIFGIAWDNASADGPWLWCFSQETNNLLTVAQFDPINGYMTGVQFTAIDHDGGDMAGGLDFTTEYDPALGVLLCLGQAGVSDWLGVYEITETVNWLAIDPTSGSIDPGESDDIDITIDLTEIEDTTTYLGATLTVSSNSPVTGTIDITVDVIGGIEGEEGLLPSTFALEQNYPNPFNAITAINFAVPTDSDVELTVYNMLGQNVKTLISGKMNAGYHRVLWDASSVASGVYFYKLTAGDKTEVREMSLLK, encoded by the coding sequence ATGAAATTTAAAACAGAAATTTTTGTAATCGCTGCAGTTTTAGCGATTTTTGTTCTTTTTAATATCGCTGGCGCCAGCGATATTACAGATAATCCTAACCCTAAGTTATTGAACCATAATGCAGAAAAGCATTATCCGCCAATAACTTTTGATGCTGGCGGTCCTGATGGCGGCGGATATTATTACATCGATAGCGATGATGCCGCTCAAAATGCGCCTCATTATGAATGGGTCGATATTTCCGGTGTTGGCACACCACTTTTTTTGGGCGATGATGAGAATCAGGGACCATTTGAACTTGGTTTTGAGTTCGAGTTCTATGGTCAGGTTTTCACATCTCTGTATGTTTGTTCTAATGGTTTTGCTTCATTTACAAGCACATCAACGGATTATTCTAATGACCCGATACCTTCCGGCACCGAACCCAACAATACCTTAGCCTTTTGGTGGGATGATTTTAATCCTTCCGTAAGCGGAAGCATATATTTTTACGCTGATGCCGATAACCGGCGCTTTATCCTTTCTTATGAGAATGTACCTTATTATAGTTATATGGATAGCACTGGAAGTACTACATGTCAGGTGATTATTAATCAGGATGGTACTATATTTTATCAGTATGCTGCAATGGATGGCGGGGATCATGGTTTAAACAGTTCAACTGTTGGCATTGAGAATGGTGATGGAACTATTGGTACTCAATACCTTTACAATCAGGAAGGTATTCATGACGAAATGGCTATATGTTTCGGTTTTGACCCGCCAATTTATGGTACGCATAATGTTGGCCCGACTGCTTTTCTTTCACCCGGCGGTGTAGGACAAGTTGACGATCCCATAACTCCCGAAGTTACTTTCACCAATGTTGGAGCGGAAACAGAAACCTTCAGCGTTCGCATGATTATTGAACGCAACGGCACTGAGCTTTATAACCAGACAGAAACTATAACAGCTTTGCCGTCAGGCGGAAGTGAATCAGTCGAATTCATAGACTTTACACCAGATTCTGAAAATTTATACATTTTAACTGCCATATCCGAATTAGAAGGTGATGAAGACAATTCTAACGATACCTTGGCTTTCGAGTACAGAGCTTTTAATCAAATTGTCTATTATGATTTTGAATCAAATGGTATATTTGAAACATCCGGTCTATGGGAGTGGGGCGCGCCCACATCGGGACCCGGCAACGCACATTCGGGAGTAAATGTCTGGGCTACAGCTTTAGCTGGCGAATATCCAAATGATTCTTGGAATTTCTTAACTACTTTACCTTTCGGCTTATCTGCCGGCGCGGTGATGAGTTTCTGGCAATGGTATAATACAGAAGCGAGTTGGGATGGCGGCAATGTCAAGATTTCTACTGATGGCGGCAGCAGTTTTGAAGTTATAACACCCAACGAGGGTTACACTGGTGAAGCCAATACTTCAAATCCGCTATCTGGCGAACCGATATTTACCGGTCATAATGTTGGCGAGATGTGGCATTCTGTAACTTTCGACCTGGCAGCCTATGTCGGTCAATCTGTAATCTTCCGTTTTGACTTCGGCAGTGACGGTTCCGTTACGTATCCCGGCTGGTATATTGATGATTTCACAATTATGGGCGCCGGCGGCGTTGAGCCCGGCTGGGTAACTGGTATTGTTACCGAAAATCAAAGCGGCGATCCGATTGATGGAGCAACAGTTTCAACCGGCGGCATTTCAGATGTTACCGGCAATGACGGCGTATACACTCTGGAACTTTTCCCGGGAGACTATGATATAACTGCTTCTGCAGATTATCATAACCCGCTTACTATGCAGGGTGTTACTATTATTGAGGGCGATACCGTAACTCAAGATTTTGCTCTTACAACTCCAATGATGGATGTCGATGAAGCTCCGATAAACGTTAATTTACATATTGGCGATGTTGAAAATTATATTAGAACTATCAGCAACACCGGTGATGGCGTACTCGATTTCAATATCAGTGTTGCCTATAATGATATTGTAGTTAATACTATCGAACCTTCATTTGCCGATGAACCCGTAATCGGCATGGCTGATGCTTCTGTTATTGAAGCTAAAAACGCTATCCCTGTAAATGCAAAGGCTATTGCTTGTAATCACAATTCAAGCGGTGAACCACCGGTTGCCCTTGATTTCGGGGATGAAATCGCCTATTTCGATTTACAGGGCCAATGCGGTGATAATCAGCTTCTTGCGGCAGCTTTTGCCTTAGATCATTTCTTTGTTTGTGGCGGTAATACCGGAGCTGATCCTAATAACCTCTACAAATTTGACAGAGATGGCTATCTGGTCGAGACTTACAACCAAGGTACAAGTGGTTGGGGCTGGCTTGATTTATGCTACGATGGTACTTATCTATATGGAACTGATTTCGATACTGATGTAATCAGTCAGGTCGATCCGGCTACCGGGCAGGTTGTTGGTACTGTACCTAACCCGACAGCCGCCGGTCTTGGGATTGCCTATGATCCGGCAACCGACCATTTCTGGGGTGTTAACTGGTTCGGAACCGATTTAGTCGAGTTCGATCGCAGTGGTACTATTATCAATCAATATCCTCAGGCGCCATTAGCTTCCATTTTTGGTATTGCCTGGGATAATGCCTCTGCTGACGGTCCATGGCTCTGGTGTTTCTCGCAAGAAACAAACAATTTACTAACAGTAGCTCAGTTTGACCCGATCAACGGCTACATGACCGGTGTTCAGTTCACGGCTATCGATCATGACGGCGGCGACATGGCTGGCGGTCTTGATTTCACTACTGAATACGATCCAGCTTTGGGCGTTCTTCTTTGTTTAGGTCAGGCAGGTGTCAGTGACTGGTTAGGTGTGTATGAGATTACTGAAACGGTTAACTGGTTAGCAATCGACCCAACATCCGGTTCAATTGATCCTGGTGAAAGCGATGATATTGATATTACAATAGATCTGACAGAGATTGAGGATACAACTACTTATCTTGGCGCAACGTTGACTGTTAGCTCCAATTCGCCTGTTACCGGTACTATTGATATCACTGTTGATGTAATAGGCGGCATTGAGGGCGAAGAAGGCTTACTGCCATCCACTTTCGCCTTAGAGCAGAATTATCCTAATCCGTTTAATGCCATAACTGCAATTAACTTTGCTGTTCCAACAGATAGTGATGTTGAGCTTACGGTTTACAATATGCTTGGTCAGAATGTTAAAACTCTAATATCGGGCAAAATGAATGCCGGATATCACAGAGTCTTATGGGATGCTTCAAGTGTCGCTTCAGGTGTTTATTTCTATAAACTTACTGCTGG